The genomic interval GGGACATTACCCAGTACACCGGCCGCGGAAAAAGATCCAGCCAGTGGCCACCAAAAAATTCATTTGGTTCCTCGCCAGGCAATAATAGAAATTTGTCGTCCGACTGTTTTTCGCATAATTCAAAAAGCGCTTTTAACTGCGGCAGACGTTTTTCATCCGGCCCACGGGGATCAGCAGTGTAATGGAATTCCGCCAGGTGTACAATGTTTACGCCAAGGTCTTTAAATACTTTCACAAACCCGGGATGCTCCGGCACTGGCTTTCCGGCCATCATCACGTTCATTACAAACTCGTTATGAAAGTGACTGGACATTGTTCTGAATCCAGGTAATTCAGCATAGCGGTCATTATGCGTAAATGCTTTCATCGCCGTAAATGCAGCCTTTTCATTGTTGCTGAGCAGGCAGAAGAAATTGAGGCGCTGTTGGGTACCGGGAGGAGCATTGAACCAGGGCACAAAGCGTTTATCCCCTTCCAGTTCCTGGCGGATGCCCAGGCCATAGCCATTAATCATCTGCCGGTATTGATTGCCGTACCAGGTGAAATTAAGATTGAATGCTTCATCCAGGGGATAGAAATACTGATGTGGCGGGGGAAAGACCACTATAGTGCCTTGTTTTCCCGATGCTGCGATCGCTCTGTATTTTACTGCCAGGCGATGTGCCGTATCGCCGGAGGCTACCTGTGCCTGTTGAAGGCTGTCTCCCGTATTCATCCACGAAATATGCTGCCAGTCTGCCTTCATACTTACCAGACCGGCATCGAAGAGAATAGCTTTGGCTGGCGCTGCAGTAGTGATTACTGCAGCAATGTTGAGCAGCGGGCTTCCATTGTAGAACGTCACTTCCAGCATACCAGAAAAGGTCTCTGCCGTAATAGGGCCTATGCTGGCAATTGTACGGCTGCCTTCGCTTCTTACTGACACTGATGTTTTTTTAAGTATCAGTGGATAGCTTTGATGTGGTTTAGTTGGTACCTTATCAAAAAAAATATTCCATCCATTCTGCGATACCAGATCCCTTTTCCCGACAGTTAACAGAAATGCGGGATCTATATCCGCTGTAATTTGTTGCTGGCCTAATGTGATCGTTTTGAAAAGTGGCCGGGAAGGAGAGAGGTCGAATACTACCCTGCCTTTAAGCGAACTACCAGCCGGCCAGCTGATCTCCAGCGATTGGTCCTGTTGTGTGACCACCGCGCCGTTTACCTGCTTATAGCCTGTCAGGTCTGCTTTTACCTGTGCAAAGCCAAAAACGGTCATGCATAAAGGAATAAAGGTTAATATGAGGATTTTCATGCAGTGGAATTTATGTTCTCAATATAAGGCATCGATGACTTATGTGCAAGCATAAGAAGCGGTTTACGCTTGTGGGTGTAAGATGATGTATTGTTTTATAAGCGCCCAGGGATAAATTTTTCAGCCACGGGAATCTTTTTTCCCGTATTGCCGGCGGTGACTGGCAACAGTAATTTGCGGGCATATTAAAACCATTCAAATGACAGGAATAACAAATAGTAAGGACAAGAAGATAACTGTGGTCGGACTGGGGTCCATGGGGGCTGCCATTGCCCGTGCATTGATCACGAAGGGATACGAAGTGACTGTGTGGAACCGCGATACAGCAAAAGCGGCCGCGCTGACGACGGAAGGCGCCATAGTGGCGACGGATATTGTGGCCGCTATAACAGCCAGCCCCCTGATCGTAATTTGCGTATCGGATTACAAAGCCACCAAAAAGATATTTGACACAGCGGGTGCAGTCACAGCATTGAGCGGCCGTACACTAGTGCAATTGAGCACGGGCACCCCGAAAGAGGCACGTGAACTGCATGCATGGGCGCAACAACAGGGTGCACTGGCCCTGAACGGCGATATACTGGCCTGGCCAAGACAGATAGGCGGGAGTGAGGCGACTATTATGATATCCGGTCCCTCAGCGGCTTTTCAGCTACATGAAACTGCTTTACGATCGCTGGCAGGTACATTTAGTTACCTGGGGGAAGAACCTGGAGCTTCGGCAGTATTCTTTTCAGCGGTAATGGCCTACCTGGCCGGCAACTGGATAGGCTTTTGCCATGGAGCATTGATATGTGAGCATGAAGGTGTGCCTGTAGATACATTCGGTACATTGATAGCCAATATCTCGCCTATATTAGCCGCAGAATCGCGCCACATGGGAGAAGTGATACAGCATAACCGTTTTGCCGATCCCGAGAGTACGGTAAAAACAACCACTGAGGACCTTCATTTGCTGGTACAGCATTCAGAAGAAGCCGGCATCAGTACAGAACTGCCAAGGTTTGCTGCCAATATCTTTCAGCGTACAGTAGATGCGGGCTATGGGGGAGAGGAACACGCTGCTATCATTAAGGTACTGAGAAAGCATGGATGATAAAACCGGGCCGGGCCTTCCGCATATTGACCTATTGCGGAAGGAACCGGCAGGTACCGGGCTGATAAGTGTCAATATTGCGCTGAATATATTCTTTATTCAAATTGCCCCAGGTTTCCAGGGTTGCAAGCACGGGTAACAGGCTCTCACCAATATCTGTAAATTTGTATTCCACCCTGGCAGGACTTTCAGCATACACTTCCTTGTAAAGAATGCCATATTCCTCCAGCTCTTTCAGATGCATGTTAATGATCCTCGGTGCTACTTCCTGCATTTCACGATGAATGGCGCTAGGTCGCGCAACACCACGCCTGATGCAGTCCATTATCCATGCCTTCCATTTCCCGCCAATCACTTTAAGCGCTACTGCCAAACCGCAATCAAGTAATTCTGGTATTTTCCTTTCGTACATGAGAAAAATTTCGTCAAAGGTAAAACATGTGACCGAAGCAGCAGACAGGGAAAATTTTTTCCCCGGGGCGTGTAATTTTCAGTTGGAGAGCTATCGCCGTGCCACAATGTTGTCAGTATTATCTGAAGAAATGCCAAATTTTTTTAGGATGAAGGGCATCATTGGTATATCTCGCGAATGAGAGTGGAATGCAACTGACGCTTGTAGGCAGGGAGCGGACAGCCTTCTATTGGTCAGGATATATCATTTAAGGCTTCCAGCAATTCATGCTGAAGACTTCTGCCTTTATCATCATTATACCATTTCTGCAGCCGCAGTTTAATTTCCTCCATGTCCCGTTCGTCTCCTTTCATCTGTTCAAACAGTTCCTGATTTTCCTGGGGCCTTGGTCCCCATACCGTCAGATCCTTGTCTTCACTGTTACGTATGATCAGCTTTGGAATAGATTTGGATTTGTTGGCGCCGGTCAGATAATTGTTGATAAGGTAAGGCTCAGCATCACGCAATTGTATATCCAGCGTAATGAGAGGGTTCATCTGGCTGAGTTTATGAATAAAGGGTAAAATGTGAGCAGCATCTCCACACCAGGGCTCTGTGATCAATATCCAGTTTTGCGGATGCTTTATCTGCATGACCGTATTTATAAGATCTGCATTCAGCTCTCCGGTTTTCAGCCAGCGCTGCTGACGGGTCCAGTTCAGTTTAGCATAGTTCATATACGCCGGGTTATCGTACGGCGCAACAGTGATATCTCCGTTTAAAATAGATTGAAAATACTGTTCGTAGTTTGCAAAGTCCATTTTTAGCTGTTTTGAATTGTTATTGGTGCAAACGAAGATCGCTTAAACTAAAGAATCAAAAGGGTAAATTCAGGGGAATTATCAGTATATTTTAAAGTCATTCTCCGATAGCAATCCATGAAACATGACAGTTTGAATGTTCTCCTCAAATCTATAACATATTTTCCTGGCAGCCTTGGATATTTTAAGGCAAATTCCAGTCGATCAGCAAGACCAGCGGGGTTAATTTGAAAGATTGGCGATATTGTCAGGGAGATAGGCTGGTCTTGCTTTTGAAAGTCTTATTGCATGATAGTGTATGTTAGGTGGTCAATTAATGTTATTGCGCATCCAAAGCCGCTGCCTCATATATTGCTCCGACAATCCGGGCTATTCCATCGGAGGGCGAATTTTGGAAAGTGATCACGCCTGTTTTATTCGCCGGATTAAAGAACAGAAAAGTTTGAATACCCGGATCAAGGCCGGAATGTCCCCATAATTTTACCTTGCCATGTTTGGTTTCGAAGTCAGAAGTACGCCAGGTCAGGCCCTGGGCATTATTCCCTTCCAACTGCAGGGTGAACATTTTATCAATTGTTTCTTTCTTCAGGATCCGTTTACCGTTTAATTCTCCGCCATTGAGGAGGGCGGTAAGATAATGGGATAAATCCCGTACACTGGTCCGGACAAGACCGTCAGAATAATTGGGAAAACTATACAAACATACGGGAATGTAGGTCCCCTCTTTAAACTCAGATTCGTTGGGAAACAGCCTGGCATAGGCGAGATATTCCTTTCTGTTCTCCGCTGTGATGAAGGCATAGGGCCTGATATAGTTGCCCGTATCCACCTCCCTTAGCATCCACCCGGTTTTATTCATCTCCAGGGGCTGAAAGATATTCTTCTTACAATATACATTAAAGGGTTGCTTCGCTACTTTCTCAACAATCAATCCAAGTAACCCGAATGCGACATTGGAGTATTGACGTTTATCGCCCGGCGCCCAGGTGCCAAAGCTATCCCCATTATTGTACGAGGTTCCATCAGAGAGCAGGGCACTATGGATCCAGTCGTCCAGTGACAAGGCAGGGTCTCCGCAGTTATAACTCTCCCCATAGGCCTTGCCGTCAATGATAGACGAGGTATGTGTCATTATCTGGAATACGGTGATTGGTTTGTCAGGGTATTTCGGATTCCTGATACTGAAGCCGAGGTAACTGCTGACGTCAGCATTCAGGTCAATCAGACCTTTCTCCCAAAGCTGCATGGCTGCGATAGTAGTAAATGTCTTTGACACGGAGCCGATGTTCATTATACCGTCGATGCTCATCGCTTTGTTATTGGCGATATCAGCTTGTCCGTAGGCGTTGGACCAGATCATTTTCCCTTCTTTCACTACACAGGTAGCAAAGCCAGGAACATGCATAGCTGCCATGAATTTTTTTATGGACGCATTGACTGAATCATAACCTGACTGCGCTTTTACCTGTGTGGCACAACAGGCTACGATCAGGAAACAGGTGAAAAGTTTTCTCATATACAATAATGTTGCTACCGGGGCCCAAACGCTGTGCCATGTATACAAGTGTCTTAATATCAAAGATTTATTTTGTTGTCTGGCACGGTAAATGTTCGGTTGTGAACAGTTATTGTATGTATCGGGACAGTTGCGAATGCAGTGAATAGATTGTTACATTGTATTTTCTCCTTTAGCATGATGCTGACCTCCATGGTATCACCCTCCTGGTTTCTTCTATTAAACGCAGGATTTGCTCCTGTTACCCGCCAGCGTATAAGTACCCGGGGGCTGGTTATATATAGCAAAGTTCCTTTGTTACCTTTGGATGCACCTTCGTTCCGATAGGCTTTCGATAGGCTTTGAGATAGCTTTAGCTTGCGTTCATCTTACGTTAAGTAACGTAAAATCAACGTAAGATAAAGCCTATCGAAAGCCTATCGGAAGCCTATCGGAAGCTTGTCGCAAGCGCTCGTCTTATCTTTGGCCACGCTGCAACAATAACCGCCAGCAAGGCAATGCGAACGATCCCTGGCCTGCTGTCATATCTACCGGTTAACGAGCCGCCCTGACGAACTGATGCAGTTATCATCCTCAAAATCAATCGTATTTACTTTTTTTAGAAAAATTCCCTTTAAAAATTTGTGTAGTTAAATAGCTACATATATATTTGTAGTCAAATAGCTACATAATGAATCTGAGAAGAGATGTATTCCAGGCGATAGCTGACCCGACAAGGAGGGCCATATTGCTGTTACTTGTTTCCCAGTCAATGACTGCAGGCGCAATAGCAGCAAACTTTGATACCGCAAGACCGACAGTTTCAAAACACCTGCAGATACTTACCGAGTGTGAATTACTTGAGCAAGAGCAGAATGGCAGGGAAATTTACTATCACATTAACGCAAAAAAAATGAAAGAAGTAGCAGACTTTATCGAACCATTCCGCCAGATGTGGGATGACAGGTTTAACAAGCTGGAAGCTATAATGAAAAAATACAAATCCGATAAATGAAATAATATGGAGAGAAAAACAAAAGTTAACGCCGAAGAAGGAAAGCACGACCTGATGGTAACCAGGGAGTTTGATCTGCCATTGGAATTGCTTTTCAAAGCACATGCAGAGCCAGAGATCATCGAACAATGGATGGGAACGAATGTGGTGAAATTTGAAGGTAGAAAGCATGGCAGCTGGCAGTATCAAACAAAAGACCCTCAGGGCAACGTAGTATTTCAGGCCAATGGAACGTTCCACGAGTTTAGCCCCAACCAGAGAATTACAAGGACATTTGAAATGGAGAATGCCTCCTTTGGTGTTCAGCTCGAGTTCCTGGAATTTATAAAGCTCACTGACGATACCAGCAAGCTCAATATGCATATTGTATACAGGTCAGTGGAGGACAGGAATAAAATGTTGCAACTGCCATTTTCCCAGGGCTTAAACATGGCGCATAACCGTTTAGAAAGTATTGTAAGCAAATTAAAATAAGACGCATGACAAAAAGAAATAAGATCATTTATTGGATTGCCACTGCCTGGCTTGCATTGGGTATGTTATCGACCGGCATCGTACAGCTATTCAAAGTGAAATCAGAAACAGATTTTCTGGCACATTTGGGTTATCCCGACTACTTCCCGACAATACTGGGGACCTGGAAGCTTTTGGGCGCTGTGGCTGTGCTGATTCCCCGGTTTCCTTTGATAAAGGAATGGGCTTATGCCGGCTTTTTCTTTGCCATGTCAGGAGCAATATTTTCGCATATCGCAGCAGGTAATCCTATAAACGAAATATTTCCTTCCCTGCTACTGCTTGCGTTGACGCTGATATCATGGTATTTCAGACCTGCGGAAAGGAGATTGGTTCCGCTTGGTAAAATAACGATAACGAGAATGTAAAAACAGTTACACATTAAGTTAAGCCCCAAAGTGGCAGTAATCATTACAACTATGGCAAATAAAACTATTTCAAAGAAAGGCTTGCCTGCAGCACAGCGGCAAGAGTTACTCGGCGTATTGAAGACCCGTTTTGAAAAGAACATGGGGCGCCATAAAGGACTTGAATGGGCGGACGTACAGGCAAGGCTAGAGGCTAACGCCGAAAAGCTGTGGTCACTCAATGAAATGGAAACAACCGGTGGTGAACCGGATGTTGTAGGCCACGATAAGAAGACGGGTGAATACATTTTTTATGATTGCTCCGCTGAAAGCCCTAAAGGTCGCAGAAGTCTTTGCTACGATGATGAAGCGCTGGAAGAGAGAAAAGAAGCAAAGCCCGATGGTAGTGCTGTTGGAATGGCGGAAAGCATGGGGATAGCACTTTTAACAGAAGAAGAATATCGTAAGCTGCAGGAATTGGGAAAGTTTGATCTGAAAACCTCCAGCTGGGTGCTGACGCCTGCCTACATCAGGAAGCTTGGTGGCGCTGTTTTTTGCGATCGTCGTTACGACACGGTTTTCCTGTATCATAATGGCGCCATCTCTTACTATGCTGCCAGGGGATTTCGTGGTTCTTTGAGGGTTTAAAAGAGCGGTTTAAAAAAATAAAGCCGCCATTAAAAGGCGGCTTCATTTTTTATTCGCTGGGTCTTAGCATTATACAAGATCAAACCTGTCCAGGTTCATCACCTTGTTCCAGGCTGCCACAAAGTCTTTCACAAATTTAGCCTGCGCATCTGCACTGCCGTATACTTCTGCTATAGCTCTGAGTTCTGAGTTAGAGCCGAATACGAGATCTGCACGTGTGCCGGTCCATTTAATGTTGCCGGTAGCACGGTCGCTGCCCTCATACAATTCTCGGTCTGCCGACACAGCTTTCCATGCGGTGCTCATGTCGAGCAGGTTGATAAAGAAGTCGTTGGTGAGCTGGCCCGGACGCGATGTGAAAACGCCGTGTTTAGAACCATCAAAATTAGTATTCAGTACACGCATACCGCCTACCAGTACTGTTAACTCAGGCGCTGTAAGTGTAAGCAGATGTGCTTTATCTATCAGCAACTCTTCCGTAGATACGGGCAGTTTTGACTTGCGGTAGTTACGGAAGCCGTCAGCAATGGGTTCGAGATAGCCTACTGATTCAACGTCAGTTTGTTCCTGTGAAGCATCCATACGGCCAGGTGTAAAAGGTACAGTGACGGTGTGGCCTGCATCTTTCGCCGCCTTTTCGATACCGGCGGCGCC from Chitinophaga filiformis carries:
- a CDS encoding NAD(P)-dependent oxidoreductase, whose protein sequence is MTGITNSKDKKITVVGLGSMGAAIARALITKGYEVTVWNRDTAKAAALTTEGAIVATDIVAAITASPLIVICVSDYKATKKIFDTAGAVTALSGRTLVQLSTGTPKEARELHAWAQQQGALALNGDILAWPRQIGGSEATIMISGPSAAFQLHETALRSLAGTFSYLGEEPGASAVFFSAVMAYLAGNWIGFCHGALICEHEGVPVDTFGTLIANISPILAAESRHMGEVIQHNRFADPESTVKTTTEDLHLLVQHSEEAGISTELPRFAANIFQRTVDAGYGGEEHAAIIKVLRKHG
- a CDS encoding winged helix-turn-helix transcriptional regulator; the encoded protein is MYERKIPELLDCGLAVALKVIGGKWKAWIMDCIRRGVARPSAIHREMQEVAPRIINMHLKELEEYGILYKEVYAESPARVEYKFTDIGESLLPVLATLETWGNLNKEYIQRNIDTYQPGTCRFLPQ
- a CDS encoding thioredoxin family protein, which codes for MDFANYEQYFQSILNGDITVAPYDNPAYMNYAKLNWTRQQRWLKTGELNADLINTVMQIKHPQNWILITEPWCGDAAHILPFIHKLSQMNPLITLDIQLRDAEPYLINNYLTGANKSKSIPKLIIRNSEDKDLTVWGPRPQENQELFEQMKGDERDMEEIKLRLQKWYNDDKGRSLQHELLEALNDIS
- a CDS encoding serine hydrolase domain-containing protein, producing MRKLFTCFLIVACCATQVKAQSGYDSVNASIKKFMAAMHVPGFATCVVKEGKMIWSNAYGQADIANNKAMSIDGIMNIGSVSKTFTTIAAMQLWEKGLIDLNADVSSYLGFSIRNPKYPDKPITVFQIMTHTSSIIDGKAYGESYNCGDPALSLDDWIHSALLSDGTSYNNGDSFGTWAPGDKRQYSNVAFGLLGLIVEKVAKQPFNVYCKKNIFQPLEMNKTGWMLREVDTGNYIRPYAFITAENRKEYLAYARLFPNESEFKEGTYIPVCLYSFPNYSDGLVRTSVRDLSHYLTALLNGGELNGKRILKKETIDKMFTLQLEGNNAQGLTWRTSDFETKHGKVKLWGHSGLDPGIQTFLFFNPANKTGVITFQNSPSDGIARIVGAIYEAAALDAQ
- a CDS encoding ArsR/SmtB family transcription factor, with the translated sequence MNLRRDVFQAIADPTRRAILLLLVSQSMTAGAIAANFDTARPTVSKHLQILTECELLEQEQNGREIYYHINAKKMKEVADFIEPFRQMWDDRFNKLEAIMKKYKSDK
- a CDS encoding SRPBCC domain-containing protein; this encodes MERKTKVNAEEGKHDLMVTREFDLPLELLFKAHAEPEIIEQWMGTNVVKFEGRKHGSWQYQTKDPQGNVVFQANGTFHEFSPNQRITRTFEMENASFGVQLEFLEFIKLTDDTSKLNMHIVYRSVEDRNKMLQLPFSQGLNMAHNRLESIVSKLK
- a CDS encoding DoxX family protein, encoding MTKRNKIIYWIATAWLALGMLSTGIVQLFKVKSETDFLAHLGYPDYFPTILGTWKLLGAVAVLIPRFPLIKEWAYAGFFFAMSGAIFSHIAAGNPINEIFPSLLLLALTLISWYFRPAERRLVPLGKITITRM
- a CDS encoding DUF4256 domain-containing protein codes for the protein MANKTISKKGLPAAQRQELLGVLKTRFEKNMGRHKGLEWADVQARLEANAEKLWSLNEMETTGGEPDVVGHDKKTGEYIFYDCSAESPKGRRSLCYDDEALEERKEAKPDGSAVGMAESMGIALLTEEEYRKLQELGKFDLKTSSWVLTPAYIRKLGGAVFCDRRYDTVFLYHNGAISYYAARGFRGSLRV